Within the Centropristis striata isolate RG_2023a ecotype Rhode Island chromosome 23, C.striata_1.0, whole genome shotgun sequence genome, the region GCATCCACCTAAATACAGCCCTGGATTCTACAACTGCCTGGTGAAGTGAACACAGCACAGATCGCCTGTTAACAGTTGCAGTACCATTTCTCCCTGCGGGAGTGATGACAACATGACCATATGAAcacagcagtgtgtttgtgagtgcaGTCTGTCGAGTGACGTGGCACGATCTGGATCAGTTCCCACCTGGTCAGGACAGGCTTGGTCCTGCTGGGTCTACTACAGTTCTGAATGCTTTTGGTCCTGGATTAAGCCCGGTATGGAGCGATGTACAGTAGCGTGTACCAGTTCACTTTGGCCAAGGTCGTTCCCAATATAGAACATTCTGGGTGGACTCTGTGTGGTGCGCAGTCTGCTTATGAGCTGGCCCGGCTATACCAGGCTGCCGGGCCAGGAGACCACGGTAAGCGCCACCCGGCTGCGCTGCTCCTTCAGCATGGGCACCAGAGCAGAGTGGCTCATTCCTGCTGTCGACAGGCCGTTGACTGCCACGATCATGTCACCGCACCTAGAGTGACACCAAGAGAGCGGATTACAAACAGGACCTGACAGCTTGGACTGCCGTTCAGATAGCTTTACATTATGGAGCGTCAAACGAAGACAATTGAGATGAAGGAAACATGAGCTGTGACAGGAAGCTTGAAAATATAAAGGACGAGGCTGGCAAAAATGCAATTGTCAATAATTCCCATAAATTAGAATGACTGCTAAAATGATCAGTAGATTATCAATTGATAGTAAATTTATTGGCAATTTTTagataagaaaaacacaagGGTTGTTTCAAGAAACTCAAATGggattatttacttttttttatagattgATAATGagattgttttaatttaatttgagtaTGAAATTCTATATACGTcaatactgaaataaaaatacattttaattaaaatgtcaattgctctgaaataaatatttttaggtaaataagtaaaagtataaatatatatttttataggaatactttaaaataaaatgaattataaaataaaaatcagcatAAATAGGtgaatgtaaaattatagaATAAAAGTccccttaaataaataaatgtagtccTTTGAGTCcgtttctttatatatttattacctTATTTTAGAATTTATTTCATAGCTAGATTTATTTACAACTGTATTCCAtaagcatatttatttatttatcagtttatttcttattttataattataagaCTGATTTAAATGGCATTCCATAATCAAAGACATCACATTGAGCTCTGGGTAATAGTGATgggcatttttggacattttacagAGCAAACATTACTTTGTTTACTCAAGTAATAATCATCACATTaaacaatcataaaataattaaatgtattgttgGTGTTGGTGGAATTTGTTGGCAATAGGTAAAAATTGATATCAATAGctgtatcttttaattatttcagaAGGGAATGGCATCTTCTTACTGCAGGGGCAGACACTCAGGGGGGAACATCCTCCTCAGTTCAGTTGTGGGAAATTAAATTATACAGAAGTGCTATTTTTGGGACATGTTCTGAAACTTTCAGAAGCATTAGTGAATCCCCCAGAGAGCAGAGCCCACCATTTACTAAATGTTCCAGCTCTACTTCTGAAATGCAGAACATGGTTTACCTAGCTTGTCTCTAACCTGCAATAGATAATGTATTCATAtcactttatattatattcatatcATATGTGTACAAAGATGGGGTCAACAGAATCAGTTTGGTTTATTGGTAGCTGTTTGCATTATCACAACAGATAAGATACTGATGACGGAGCAATAGCGTACGCCTGTGAAGATCAGTATACAAATGAAACCTAATTTACTAAGACAGAAAAGCAAgagtaacaaaatatgttaacTTGATATGCTAAGGCaagacctttatttattttttcttcaaacaaacaAGTCTTCTATCTGGAGTTTCACTGATCATGAAGCAGTCATTTCATATTAAAGTCCTACTTCTAAAACAAATGGTtagcacagaaaacaaaaagctgaacagaaaatgttttgctttgtcctTGTAAGGCACTCCGTGGGCGTGGCCTATCATCACGCCACTCTTATCAATCACCAGCTGGAGGTCACAGATTATCTATCTGCTAATTCACCATTATGTCACTGCCAACAGAAGCCACAGCAGAACAACTGATCACTCACTTGAGGCGGCCGTCGTAGTACGCAGGCGTGCCGAGGACGATGGTCTTGATGAAGAACGCCTGGTTGCCGTGACTTTCCTCGTATCCCCCGACGATGCTGAAGCCCCAGCTGCCCGGGTGGCTCCTCCGCAGTACAATCTCATGACTACTGTGCAGGTAGCTGCGAGAGGAGAGCAGAGTGAGCGAGGGAGGGCTGGACGGATGGCAGAGATTTCATCCATCAAGGAGCAAAAATGCTGATTTGTCTTTTATGActtataaaattattaaaatctaTAAAAAGTAGTGGAAAATCTCTCAAAAATCACGTgtcttgaatatatatatatatatatatatatatatatatgtatatcatgCAGGGATGACCCTTAATAGTGGACTTTGTAACAGTTTAATCAAAGGAGCCTAATTCGACTGCTAACTTCGTAGCAGTGGTGAAAAATGGAGTTATGAAACAGAGGATTGCACTCTGGCGATATTGGGGAACCAAATGTCTGATTTTACTGAGAATTGCTTGGCTTCttctaataaataatgatatgtaGTGTATTTTGGCATAAATACCACCCTATTAATAACACTGTTAATTAAAATTAGAAGTGCCAGTACTCATActcataaataattttttttaagtcctataaataaatgtacaatgTGCAGTTTGCAAATAATCCTAAAATAACATCAAATCAGACATTCAAACAACCAATCAGCCAGTCTAAAGCCTGAAATTTTGACCTGGTTAACATGAAACAACCAATATCACACACTGATGTATCAaattaacatgttgcatttgttATCATCAAGGCAAAtcatatgtaaacatttttatttcagttcttATTGTCTAGgcgcagagaagaagaagtaaaaATGGGAAGTCACTATTATCAGTCATGAGCAGGAAGAGAGCTGTTGATGCATTTTTCAGTTCAATATGACACACAATCATTACCACAGCAACCTCACGTGACCACATTTACATTCAGCACAGCCTGGATTCAGACAGCAGGCTATAGAAATACTAAAACACCACAAAAGCATATTAAAATCCATAATTAACCTATTTTTGCTCACCTGGGTAGGCCCAGCCACATGACCCATGATGGGGACCAGTTGGCATCAAAGTCGCTGTCgtgtgtgtgaggcagcagCTCGTCGTGGTCGGGCTCTTCCACCATGCTGACCTCCAGCACCCGCAGCTGGACCGAGGGCGAGGCAGCGCTAGCCTTCAGGGTGCCCACGGCCTCGCTGTGGCTCAGGTACGTCAAGTCCTGCCCGTTGATACTCAGCAGGACATCACCTGAGGGAGAGATGAGGAAGACGCTGTAGTTTCTGATGTTTTTCATCTGAATTggtgctgtttttgtcattccTGAGGGAGTAGCTCACCTCGTTTGATTCGCCCGTCCCTCGACAAGCAGCCGTGTGGTTGGACGCTTGTCACAAAGATTGGCAGCTCCCCGCTCTTACTGCCCCGCCCTCCTGCAACAGTCATGCCGAGAGACTCGAGGGGCTCCTTCTTCACAGTGATGTGTTTCTCTTTACAGGTCACACACTGGGAAAGGTCCTGGGTGTGATCACAAAGagggaaaacacacagttttagttGTCAAAATGAGATAGGAGGATCATTTTAAATTTCCGGTGTCACATCAGCGAAGGGGATAGTACATCAACAATAAGTCAATATTGGAAATACGATGTGTTCTTACTCTGTGAGTGCTGGTGCGGGAGAGGTGTAAGGGCACAGGACTCGGGGTAGAGCTGTGGTTAGGCAGGAAGTGATCAAGGCAGTAGAGGTCTCTGGTGGAGCTTGATTTTGGTGGTGGAGGAGGCGTCGGTTTGGTGGGTCGGCCTATCAGCAGGTGGACTCGCTCTCCGCTGGCCTGTGAAGACAGAGTTAGTCTTTAAGGGATCTTTATTTCTCACCTGAATGAACAAatgcatcctttttttttaaggatgatttttttggggaattttactgctttattagatagtcacagatagaaaggggagacagaggggaagacatgcagcaaagggacctcaggccggattcgaacccgggtccgccgcagcaaggactcagccttggTATGGTACGCAAGTGTGAGCCACCAGGCTCCAAGCAAATGCATCCTTACCTGTATGATCTGTGCAGCCTGCTCCGGGGTGCCGTGGCGTAGGTCCTGGTCGTTGACTGCCAACACGCGGTCGTTGCCCCGCAGTCTGCCGTCCTTCGCTGCCAGGCCTCCCTCTAACAGATCCAACACAAACACCCCCGACTCATCTGTTCGCCGTACCAGCTTGATGCCCAGCTGCTCTGTTGAGTCCCGCTTGTGCAGGGTGATTCGCAGGGTGGCAGGGCTGGACGGGGCGCCCTCGGGGGTGGAGCAGGGGGCGTGGGGCACAGCtggggtggaggaggaagaggagggaggcgcccgggaggcacaCCGACGCTCCCGGAGTACAGTCAGCTGCAAAGTGGTGCAGGGGCGTGCAAGTGTAGAGCGGGCGAAACTGTGGGGGACGTTACTGATGTCCACATTGTTCACCTTGAGAGAAAGAAATTATGGGCAATTAAAGTTTAATCCtgcattaatatatttttttaatggtaatttgAAGCATTTATTTGGAGTCTTATCCTATAAGTCTCTAAtattagctctgttttggtctccaccacctcTTGAGAAGAACATTTGGCTCTGCCATTTggctattttttcatgttaaatctcgacctggaaagtaactaaagccgaCAACTAAATGAAgctaagtacaatatttgcctcgaaatgtagtgaagtacaagtacaggtgcatctcaataaataagaaaatcatagaaaagtttgtttatgtcagtaattcaattcaaaaagtggaaataacacattatatagatccattacacacagaatgaaacatttcatgtcttaatttatttaatttcttctaaatataatgattatggcttacatttaatgaagaccttaaattcagtgtctcaaaaaactggaatataacaaaagaccaattttaaaaagtatgtttaatatgggaatgttggcctctgaaaagtatgtccatctatatggctcaatacttggttggggctatttgacttgaactactggaaaatgatattccatgatattctaatgtattgagatgcacctgtataaagtTTTGCTTGTTGAAGGCATCTATATGATGAGATAATGGGTCATGTGTCCAGCATTTGAGTCCAGAGTTTTGGAAGCTCCAGTCAGAAAAAAGGGCGAGGTGTTTGGTTTTACCTGTAGTATCTGATCTCCGGCAAGCAGCCTCCCGTCTCGTGCAATGACCCCATCTCTGTACACTTCCTGAATCACGATGTTGATAAGAGGCGTCTCGTTCCCCCCCACGATGCTGATGCCCAGCTCAACATACGGATTTGCCCGGTGGACCTCTATGGCAGTTATCTCTCCTTCAGGAAGCGAGGGCAGCTTCACACAGccttcatggacacacagatCACATTACACAGCTGCATTTCAAAATCTAATTCCCACATCTTCCTAATGTTGTCTGAATGTGATTATCCTGCTGtctgagatttctgcaagaagcTGCAATATCTCTCAGATCTCGAGTATTCAGCCCTTTAGGAAGATGCTCAGTAAAAGTGATGTCATACCCTCTTCAGCAGAGAGAGGCGGAGACTCGGGGCAGTCCCAGCCGGAGGAGGTGGAGCTGACAGAGCGGAGCAGGTGGATGCAGGGATTACTGAGGGGCCGCTTCACCCTGGGGACCACACACTCCAATCCTACCACAcctaaagacagacagacataaagAGTATGTATAttattgaaaaatgaaaatgaaatgaaaatccACTAGATGTCTTTAAATAGTTTGCCTTTTAAGTTCAACCCTTTATTGAACAGAATTTGGTGACTtgattcaacaaaataaaagtctatcATTTTCTAAAAACACGTTCTACAGTTGCAATGTAATCAAAACTGATTATTTGTTGCGAATCACAAAAAATTCCGATCATTCATTGCTGTTAATATGTCACATTTATCATCccattatacaggtgcatctcaatacattagaatatgatggaaaagtcaatttccagttgttaaagtcaaatagccccgaccaagtattgagtcatatagatggacatactcttcagaggccaacatttccatattaaacatactttttcaaattggtcttttgtaatattcaaattttgtgagacactgaatttaaggtcCTCATTAAATGAAAGCCATAATCAATATAATGGATCTGTATAACAtgatatttccacttttttaattgaattactgactaATTTATTGAGATCTACCTGTATAtacttaaataatttaataattaagaCCTTTTACCGTCTAAAAACATTCTCGACCAAACGGTtaaattgtcattttgtgataaagGTTGTGATGCAGAAACACaacttttatgaaataaaaaaacattatttgctGCTAATATTTGAacctgacagatatatcagttgcCAGATATTATCGGACGATATTTGCCTGTCAAAGGCATATCGgtatcagtgtatatgctgtctgatatgcgccattatgaaaaaagaaaaaaagagaaagataaacagaaaaaaaagaatttccaTTGCTTTTCTCTCAGTGAGGACATTAAAGGGCTGAACGGGCGTTCCctgtggcacacctggtagagcgcataccacagaggcccggTCCTCGAAAgcaggcggcccgggttcgaatccggctccgagccctttcccgcatgtcttcccctctgtctccccctttcactgtcaatatctctactgtcaataaaagctacaaaaaatgccccaaaaatatatatatctaaaagGGCTGAACCATATTGACTTCATCTAAATCTCTTCCCTTGAGTGGATCCACTCACTTTCTTCCTCCGTGCTCTCCTCAAAGGCAGGGTTGTCGAGGCCGGCGTCGTCCGTCCACACGGGCCCGTTCCCGCTGGTGTTGTTAGGTCCGGAGGGCGGGGAGGGCGTGCGGTCCCTCAGGTCTGTCTGTGGGGAGCGGGGAGACCTGGGAGGGCTGGTCACCATCGCTCGCTCATCCCCGCTCTCACACCGCGGGCCGTCCACGCTCATCTGCTGACACCTCGTCCCGGGACACCTTTCACCAAGCAACAGGCGTCAGTTTGTTAGTCCATCTGACGTGTAAAGAGAATCAGGTTCAGCTTCAGttaatttaatgtgatgaaaTGGATCCCATTAGGGAAAGTCTCTCTTTTCCTTAGAGAAGTGCAGAGGTCACAGGGTCACAAGTAGCTGCGGAGGATTCAGTGGGTGAAGTGACGAAGTAGGAACGATCCGACTGATTAGGTGGAAAATACCAGCGAAAAATGCCGCATATCTTGATTTCAATTTATAATAACCATCaataataaatggtaaactgatatttaattaaactttagtTAATAGTTATTTTGCTATTCACACTGAAATTATGATCTATAAGCTTCCTAATAATAATGCTTTCATTTGTGTAATTTAACAGTTCATTGTTAGACACATTACACCATTTTATATCGTATTTGTTAATTATTACCAAATTATTTATAAACTGTTATAAATGTTATTTGGATAGCTATTATAAAGTTGCAACTGATTCTTATGATTGTTAAATTGTTTTGTaaaccatttacaaaaaaatatctggatggatattataaagttaaaaataatgcTTATAATAATTGGTTAATGATTAATATGTGCTTTATAAGATCAATTTGgtcagattaaatattttattgatgaTCTATAAAACAGCAATTATTCATGCACCAATAATATATTTCTAAACCGAGTTTATATATGCTTCACAAAGTGTTTATTGACCCCTTATTAAGGTATTATAATCATCAGTTGCCATCCAAATAGTgtttaccatttaaaaatgatggttattttattaatgtgatGTAAGACTGCACTAAGTATAGTATAGAAGTATATGAGGGGATATTTGTAGGGGCATGATTGTATATGTGCATAAGTGACCCTGTGTTAATTAAGTACATCTGTGTGCTCTCCATGTCAGACACATTTGTACATGAGCAGGCTTATTTTAAACAAgataatagtgaaaaatgtccataatAATTTCCCCCAACTCCCAATAACTCAtgagtttgcttgttttgaCCAACCAATAGTCCAAAACCTAAAGAAAATCAGTTtacaatgatataaaacagatggTATTTTTGCTTTATAAGTGACTTAAATGATTGGATGACGACATATAGGTCAGTTTCAAAAAGTTATGTGCTTTCCATAAAAGCAAAGACAACTGTGATGGAGACAGGTACATCAGCTCTGTCCCACAAATAGAAAGTATTCACTTaaagacaattaaaaataaacacagacagactctAGGGATCAATGTGGTCTCACCCTTAATTGACTCTGAAGTATTTACTGTAAGTGGCAGCTATGAGCTGGTTGAATTATTTAATGCTTCCATCCttcacttccttccttcctctgaAGAAAAAACAGGCCCATGAATAACAGATATTGCTTTTACTTtgctcttaaaatatttaaaataaaacggTACAGTCAATAACAGTGTTGTAATGCTATGTGGCATTATGTAATTTAAAGGGGCATACACAAcacttctgtgtgtgttgggcccgaggttattatagttaattgaaacttaaaaactaaaacaaggcgtgaaaaacattttagttaactgaaatagcatttaaatcatagaaaaaaaggaaacaatattGTGCATTTACCAAactaagtaaaataaaataaatatataaaatgtcttcagtattaGACTTATACAGACATGTatatatgtttactgagactggggtGTCTACCCCTTCACaaagtgttttgtgtgtattataAAAACCTATTCTGAACTCCTTAAATCTTGCCCCTAAAATATAccccatatatataataaaataaaataaaactaatactGAAActgatataaattaaataaaacctaACCTTAAATGAGTAAACCCACcctgaaaacaaactgaaatgaaagtgaatagaaagcaaatattttaaatgaaataatttaagaataagaataacTTGGCCATGTAAAACATATAGTAGGTGTACTTCAGATGATTTCAGTGTGTCTGGGCCTTTATTCTCACTAAATTTTAATTATCTTTCATGTCTACCTTTGAGCATTTCCATCAAGACCAAGTAGAAACAGTCTTGAGAGTGAATGGGTTAAACGCTTTTTCAAACAATATGCAAAACAGGCTGAGCTCATTTAGAGGCTTTAATTGGAAGATTCAGGAACAGTGAAAGTACCCTTAGTTCTCACACCACCAGTAATTAGATCAACCAGCCTACTTTGACCATCTTGACCACCGTGGAACACTGCGGCCTGGCACTCTCATCTGTTAATCTAATGTCCAGTGACCGATCCCTC harbors:
- the lnx2a gene encoding ligand of Numb protein X 2a isoform X1 — translated: MGSPGCEVALPAEPAALEALCPECGQIHRSWENHLYNYRLEVDDDLVCHICLQPLVQPLDTPCGHTFCARCLRSFLQERDFCPLDRTRLQLQACRRSSILVHKLLDKLSVSCPLTPVCSLSMPRCDLEAHLKHRCPGTRCQQMSVDGPRCESGDERAMVTSPPRSPRSPQTDLRDRTPSPPSGPNNTSGNGPVWTDDAGLDNPAFEESTEEESVVGLECVVPRVKRPLSNPCIHLLRSVSSTSSGWDCPESPPLSAEEGCVKLPSLPEGEITAIEVHRANPYVELGISIVGGNETPLINIVIQEVYRDGVIARDGRLLAGDQILQVNNVDISNVPHSFARSTLARPCTTLQLTVLRERRCASRAPPSSSSSTPAVPHAPCSTPEGAPSSPATLRITLHKRDSTEQLGIKLVRRTDESGVFVLDLLEGGLAAKDGRLRGNDRVLAVNDQDLRHGTPEQAAQIIQASGERVHLLIGRPTKPTPPPPPKSSSTRDLYCLDHFLPNHSSTPSPVPLHLSRTSTHRDLSQCVTCKEKHITVKKEPLESLGMTVAGGRGSKSGELPIFVTSVQPHGCLSRDGRIKRGDVLLSINGQDLTYLSHSEAVGTLKASAASPSVQLRVLEVSMVEEPDHDELLPHTHDSDFDANWSPSWVMWLGLPSYLHSSHEIVLRRSHPGSWGFSIVGGYEESHGNQAFFIKTIVLGTPAYYDGRLKCGDMIVAVNGLSTAGMSHSALVPMLKEQRSRVALTVVSWPGSLV
- the lnx2a gene encoding ligand of Numb protein X 2a isoform X2; its protein translation is MSVDGPRCESGDERAMVTSPPRSPRSPQTDLRDRTPSPPSGPNNTSGNGPVWTDDAGLDNPAFEESTEEESVVGLECVVPRVKRPLSNPCIHLLRSVSSTSSGWDCPESPPLSAEEGCVKLPSLPEGEITAIEVHRANPYVELGISIVGGNETPLINIVIQEVYRDGVIARDGRLLAGDQILQVNNVDISNVPHSFARSTLARPCTTLQLTVLRERRCASRAPPSSSSSTPAVPHAPCSTPEGAPSSPATLRITLHKRDSTEQLGIKLVRRTDESGVFVLDLLEGGLAAKDGRLRGNDRVLAVNDQDLRHGTPEQAAQIIQASGERVHLLIGRPTKPTPPPPPKSSSTRDLYCLDHFLPNHSSTPSPVPLHLSRTSTHRDLSQCVTCKEKHITVKKEPLESLGMTVAGGRGSKSGELPIFVTSVQPHGCLSRDGRIKRGDVLLSINGQDLTYLSHSEAVGTLKASAASPSVQLRVLEVSMVEEPDHDELLPHTHDSDFDANWSPSWVMWLGLPSYLHSSHEIVLRRSHPGSWGFSIVGGYEESHGNQAFFIKTIVLGTPAYYDGRLKCGDMIVAVNGLSTAGMSHSALVPMLKEQRSRVALTVVSWPGSLV